The DNA segment TCTTGGTTCATGCTGGCCCACTTCGGGTGGAAGTCCGCCCTGGCGGTGGCCGCCAACGCCACGCTCGCGGCCTTCGTGCTGCGCAGTCACCTCGTCCGTCCACCGGAGCCGGCGCGCGGCGGATCGTCCGCCACCGTTCCCTGGCCGCTCGTGGCGGTGCACGTGGCGCTGCTGGCCGCGGTGATCGCCGCCGCGCACCACCCGGTCATCTTCCTCGGCCTGTTCCTGCTGTTCCTCGGCATCGCCCAGGCGTACCGGCAGCACCAGAACCGCCTGATCCTGAAAGAGGCGCTGCTCGTCGGCTTCTTCCTCGCGGGCCTCGTCGTGCTGGGCGGCATGCAGCAGTAGTGGCTGCGGCCCATCGTCGAAGGGCTGGAGCCGGTGGTGCTGTTCTTCGGCGCGCTGGGCCTCACGGCCATCACCGACAACGCCGCGCTGACCTACCTCGGCTCCCTCATCGAAGGGATGACGGACGCCGCCAGGTACATGCTGGTGGCCGGCGCCGTGGCCGGCGGGGGGCTCACCGTGATCGCCAATGCACCCAACCCCGCCGGGGTCTCGCTGCTCAAGGGCGGGTTCCGGGATGAAACCGTCAGCGTGGGGGCGCTGCTGCTGGGCGCCCTCGTACCCACCGCGATAGCCGCTTCGGCGCTGCTCTTCCTCTAGCCCCATCCATTTTTCGACCGCATGCCCGCAACGGCAGGGCGCAGCCTTGCCATTTTTCAACCTGAAAGGAGACAGCGAGTGAAATTGAGAGACATCCACGACGTGATCGGAGGTGCCGCCATGGGCGTCATCGGCACAGGTTTCGCGGTCTATGGCCACGTCCACTACGCGATGGGCACCTCGGCCCGCATGGGCCCGGGCTACTTCCCGATCGTCCTGGGGTGGCTGCTGGCCGTGCTGGGCCTGCTGGTGGCCCTGCCGGCGCTCTGGCGCCAGGGCTCGCCCATCGTCGTGCAGTGGAAAAACCTGGCCTTCTCGGTGGCCAGCCTGCTGGTCTTCGCGGTGCTGCTGCGCACCGGCGGAATCATCCTGGCCGCGTTCACCGCGTCGCTGGTGGCGCTGGTGCCGGCGCCGATGCGCCTGCGCACGCAGTTCACCGTCTCGGCGGTGGTCGCGCTCATCACCGTGCTGATCTTCGTCGTCGGGCTGCAGATGGTCCTGCCGACCTGGCCCTGGAGCATCTAGGAGACACCCCATGGAATTGCTTGACAACCTCTGGCTCGGCCTGCAGGTCGCATCCGAACCCAGCACCCTCGCGTACTGCTTCTTCGGGGTGTTCCTCGGCACGCTGGTGGGCGTGCTGCCGGGCATCGGCGCGCTCGCGGCCATTTCGCTGCTGCTGCCGATCACCTACCACATCCCCCCCACGGCCGCGATCATCATGCTGGCCGGCGTTTACTACGGCGCCCAGTACGGCGGCTCCACCGCGGCGATCCTGCTGAACCTGCCCGGCACACCATCCTCCGCGGTGACCTGCCTGGACGGCTACCCGATGGCAAAGAAGGGACGCTCCGGCCTCGCGCTGTTCGTCACCACCATCGCCTCGCTGGTCGGCGCGATGTCCGGGCTCATCCTGCTCGTGCTGTTCTCGCCCATGATCGCCGAGGTCGGGCTGAAGTTCGGGCCCGCCGAGTTCTTCTCGATGATGGTCCTGGGCCTCGTGGCCGCATCGTCGATGAGCGGGGGCTCCGCCGCCAAGGGCCTGGCCATGGTGGTGTTCGGCATCCTGCTGGGCATGGTGGGCACCGACGTCAACACCGGCGTCGCGCGCTACAGCTTCGACATCCCCGAACTGATGGACGGCATCAACCTCGTCGCGCTGGCCATGGGCCTGTTCGGCGTGGCGGAAGTCGTGCGCTGCATCAACTCCACCGACACCGAGAAGCAGCCGGAGAACATCACCATGCGCTCCATGATGCCCACCCGGCAGGAGATGAAGGAAACCGTCAAGCCCATGATGCGCGGCTCCGCCCTGGGTGCGGCGCTGGGCGCGCTGCCCGGCGTGGGGTCGTCCATCGCGGCCTTAATGTCGTACGCCGTCGAGAAGCGCGTGGCCAAGGACCCCAGCCGCTTCGGCCAGGGCGCCATCGAAGGCATCTCCGCGCCGGAATCGGCCAACAACGCGGCGGCGCAGACCGCCTTCGTGCCCTCGCTGTCGCTGGGCATTCCGGGCGACGCGGTGATGGCCGTGATGCTGGGCGCGCTCATCATCCACGGCATCACCCCCGGGCCGATGCTGATGACGGAACAGCCGGAGCTCTTCTGGGGCCTGATCGTCAGCTTCGCGATCGGCAACATCATGCTGGTGCTGCTCAACATCCCCACCATCGGCCTGTGGGTGGCGCTGCTGCGCATCCCGTTCTCGTGGATGTACCCGGCCATCCTGGTGTTCGTCGCGCTGGGCGTGTACAGCGTGAACAACAACACCTTCGACATCTACATGGTCGCCCTGCTGGGCATCGTCGGCTACGCGCTGATGGTGCTGCGCTTCGAGCCCGCGCCGCTGCTGCTCGGCTACATCCTGGGCCCATGGTCGAGGAGCACCTGCGCCGCGCCATGCTGCTGTCGCGCGGCGACCCGTCCGTCTTCGTCACCCGGCCGATCAGCGCTTCCCTGCTGGCAGTGGCGGGCGCGCTGCTCGCCTGGGCGATCTGGGGCACGGTGAAGAAGACGCTGAAGGCCCGCGAAGCGCTCCGGCTCGCCGAAGCCCGGGCGTGACCTCAGCGGGCGCCCCGGCATCATCCGGGGCGCCATTCCTCCGCCAGGAACTCCACCAGCGCCCGCACCCTTGCGGGCACGAACCGCTGGCTCGGCAGCACCGCGTACACCGTGTACGCCTGCCCGAGCCACCCGGGCAGCAGTTCCACCAGTTGCCCGCTGTCCAGATGCGCCTGCACGTCCAGCCGCGACTTGTAGACGATGCCCCCGCCGGCCAGCGCCCAGGCGTGGGCCAGGGCGCCGTCGTCCACGCTGCGCTCGGCGCGCAGGGTGATGCCGACGGTCTCGGGCGGATGGCCCGGCGCGCGCTCGAAGGTCCAGCGCACCTCGCGCCGGCCCGCGATCGCCATGGCGATGCAGCGGTGCGCGGCCAGTTCCGACGGGTGCCGCGGGGTGCCGTGGCGCGCGAGATATTCCGGTGCCGCGCAGGCGAGGCGGCGCGTGCGGTGCAGTGCGCGCGCCACCAACTGCGAATCCGGCAGCTCCGCGCTGTAGCGCAGGGCGAGGTCCACCGCATCGCGCCGCACGTCGTGCAGGCGGTCGCTGGCTGAAAGCGCCAATTGCACGCCCGGGTGCCGCTCCATGAACCGGTCGAAGCGCGGCAGCAGCACGCGCGACAGATCGGTGGGTGCGGCCAGTCGTACCGTGCCGCGCAGCGCGCCGGTCTCGCTCTGCGCCAGGCCGGCCCCTTCGTCCAGCAGTTCCAGCGCGCGTTCGGCGTATTCCAGCAGCGTGCCGCCCTGGGCGGTGATGCGCAGTGCGCGCGTGGAGCGCTCGAACAGGCGCACGCCCACCTGCGCCTCCAGGCGCTTGAGCATGGCGCTGGCGGCCGCGGGCGTCACCTCCAGCGCCCGCGCGGCGGCGGTGAGCGAGCCCCCGCGCGCGGCTTCCACCAGCACGCGCAGATCAGAGAGATTTTCAAATTTCATTTGCAGGTGATAGCGATTTCTGGCGGCTTATCAATCGCATTTTGAATCACCAGAATCATGGCAACCCTTCCGTGGCGCCCTACCGATCCCGGGCGATCCGCGCCAGGCCGTTGCCATCTCCCCTCAGAAAGGACTCCCCATGAAAGCCGTCGGCTATTTCACCCCCCATGCCCTCGATGCCGCTCCCGGCCAGGGCCTGCAGGATTTTTCCGATCTGCCCGCGCCCGTGCCGCGCCCGCACGATCTGCTGGTGCGCGTGCGCGCCGTCTCTGTGAACCCGGTGGACACCAAGGTGCGCGCGAGCGCCGCGCCCGCCGAGGCCGGCCAGCCCAAGGTGCTCGGCTGGGATGCGGTCGGCACCGTGGAGGCGATGGGCTCCGAGGTGCGCGGCTTCGCCGTGGGCGACCGTGTGTTCTATGCCGGTGCCATCGACCGCCCCGGCACGAATGCCGAGCTGCATGCGGTGGATGCGCGCATCGCCGCCCATGCGCCGGCCACCTGGACCGACGCCGAAGCCGCCGCCGTGCCGCTCACTGCCATCACCGCCTGGGAACTGCTGTTCGACCGCCTGGGCTTCGCCCGCCATCCCGGGGCCGCGACCGGCCCGGCAGCGGCGGCGGCCGACGCCCCCGTGCTGCTGGTGGTGGGCGGCGCGGGCGGCGTGGGCTCGATGCTCATCCAGATCGCGCGCCAGCTCACCGGCCTGCGCGTGGTCGCCACCGCCTCGCGCCCGGAAACCCGCCAGTGGTGCCTGGACCTGGGCGCGCATGCGGTCATCGACCACCGCGAGCCCTTCGCGCCGCAGCTCGCGGCCCTGGGCATCGAGGCCGTCGATGCCGTGGCCAGCCTCACCCACACTCCTCAGTACCTCGCGCAGTACGTGGAATGCCTGCGCCCGCAGGGCCGCATCGCGGTGATCGACGACATGCCCTCGCTCGACGTGATGCCGCTCAAGCGCAAGAGCCTGTCGCTGCACTGGGAGATGATGTTCACGCGTCCGATGTTCGGCACGCCCGACATGGCCGCCCAGGGCCGACTGCTGGCCGAAGTGGCGGAACTCGCCCGCGCCGGCCGCCTGCGCAGCACGCTCACCGGCACCCTGGGTCCGCTCTCGGCCGCCACGCTGCGCGAGGCGCACGCCCGCATCGAGAGCGGCCGGACCATCGGAAAACTGGTCGTAACCCCCTGAGTCGCTGCGCGCCATCCCCCAAGGGGACGCCGCCAGTGGCCCGGCAAAGCCGGTTCCACGGCGTCCACTGGCATGGCCTGCTCCGCGGCCTTCGGACAGGGCCGGCCGCGGGGCGTCCCAGCGACGTGCAGGACGACGGCGCTACC comes from the Paracidovorax avenae ATCC 19860 genome and includes:
- a CDS encoding tripartite tricarboxylate transporter TctB family protein, producing the protein MKLRDIHDVIGGAAMGVIGTGFAVYGHVHYAMGTSARMGPGYFPIVLGWLLAVLGLLVALPALWRQGSPIVVQWKNLAFSVASLLVFAVLLRTGGIILAAFTASLVALVPAPMRLRTQFTVSAVVALITVLIFVVGLQMVLPTWPWSI
- a CDS encoding LysR family transcriptional regulator, whose amino-acid sequence is MKFENLSDLRVLVEAARGGSLTAAARALEVTPAAASAMLKRLEAQVGVRLFERSTRALRITAQGGTLLEYAERALELLDEGAGLAQSETGALRGTVRLAAPTDLSRVLLPRFDRFMERHPGVQLALSASDRLHDVRRDAVDLALRYSAELPDSQLVARALHRTRRLACAAPEYLARHGTPRHPSELAAHRCIAMAIAGRREVRWTFERAPGHPPETVGITLRAERSVDDGALAHAWALAGGGIVYKSRLDVQAHLDSGQLVELLPGWLGQAYTVYAVLPSQRFVPARVRALVEFLAEEWRPG
- a CDS encoding zinc-binding alcohol dehydrogenase family protein is translated as MKAVGYFTPHALDAAPGQGLQDFSDLPAPVPRPHDLLVRVRAVSVNPVDTKVRASAAPAEAGQPKVLGWDAVGTVEAMGSEVRGFAVGDRVFYAGAIDRPGTNAELHAVDARIAAHAPATWTDAEAAAVPLTAITAWELLFDRLGFARHPGAATGPAAAAADAPVLLVVGGAGGVGSMLIQIARQLTGLRVVATASRPETRQWCLDLGAHAVIDHREPFAPQLAALGIEAVDAVASLTHTPQYLAQYVECLRPQGRIAVIDDMPSLDVMPLKRKSLSLHWEMMFTRPMFGTPDMAAQGRLLAEVAELARAGRLRSTLTGTLGPLSAATLREAHARIESGRTIGKLVVTP